TCTGTTTCTGGACGTCGCTGAACGCATAGCGCCTGACTTCCTCAACGCCTATTCGGCAGAGCTTGTGCAAGCCCGCATCACCGAAGCCGCGCATCTAGGCGTCGGGCAGTCCAAGCTGCAGATCAAACTGGCCCCAGAAACCCAAGCCGCCCTTGCCGAGCCGCTCAAAGTCATCGATCCAACCGGTGAGATGCTCGAGGTCGCAACCGACCCTGATTTCAAGAACGGCGAGGCGCGCGTGACCTGGGAAAACGGTTTCCTGAAATACAACCTCGATCGCGTGGTGTCCGAATTGCTGGACGGGCTGCGCGAGGCCTCCTCGAAAATGAACCCTCAACCTCAGAAAGTCTAAGCCATGTCAGAAGACACGCCTGAAGCCGCTGAAACCGAAGCCCCAGCAGAGGGGTCCGTTACGCCAGAAGAGGCGCTTGAGGCGATTGCCGAAGGCGAAGAACTGGGCGGACGCAACATCGATGCGCTCTATAACGTCAAGCTCGACGTCCGCGTGGTCTTGGGCCGCTCGCGCATGTCGATTTCCGAGCTTCTGGAACTGACCAAAGGCTCGGTGATCGAGCTGGACCGCAAAGTCGGAGACCCGATTGATATCATGATCAACGACCGCATGGTCGCGCGCGGTGACTTGGTCAAAGTGAACGGCGAATTTATCGGTGTCGCCCTGCGAGAGATCGTCAAAGACTTTATTTCCGGCACCTGATCCGGTGCGCAGCCTGCAATCCCTCTTTGGGCTGATCATTGCCCTGACCGCTGGGATGTTCCTGGCGGATACGGCTGTGGCACAAGAGGACTTTGGTGGGCTGCTGCGCGAACTTTCCAGCACCATCAGTGGCGAAGAACCGGGCAGCGAGGGTACAACCACACTGGCAGGTCGCTTGATCCAGCTCTTCGCGCTTGTCACGGTTCTGTCGATTGCGCCGGGGTTGTTGGTTGTGATGACCAGCTTCACACGCTTCGTCATTGTCTTTTCCATGCTGCGCTCGGCGTTGGGTCTGCAGCAGACGCCGCCCAATATGGTGCTGAACGCGATGGCGCTGTTCATGACCTATTTCGTTATGCAACCCGTGTTCGACGATGCCTATCAAGACGGCCTCCAGCCTCTGATCCGCAATGCCATCACTGAAGAACAGGCCGCAGTCGCGATCGCGGAACCTTTCCGCCAGTTCATGTTCGTGAACACGCGCGAAAAGGACATGGCGCTCTTTCGCGATATCGCAGGCGAACCAGAGCCCGAAGTTATCCCTGAGAATGCCCAAGACGTTGAATGGCGCGTTCTTATCCCAAGCTTCATGATCTCTGAGTTGCGTCGCGCCTTCACCATCGGTTTCCTGCTCTACCTGCCGTTTATCGCGATCGACCTCATCGTGGCCTCGGTTCTCATGTCTGCTGGTATGATGATGTTGCCGCCTGTCATCGTGTCATTGCCCTTTAAGGTCATCTTTTTCGTGTTGATTGACGGCTGGTACATGCTGGCTGGATCGTTAATGCAATCCTACACCGTCGTCGCGGGCGGAGGGTAGCGTGCAACACAAGATATTGTGGATAACTTAAGGTTGCAGAGTAAGTATGGCATAGGTTATCCATGGATAAGGTGAGTTTCACGAGGCCCTAAGGCCGTAAAATCAGAGCATCAATGAACCAATTCGCCACCATTCGCCGCGCACAGCGCCTGACCGGTCCCGAAAAGACTGCGATCCTGTTTTTGTGCCTGGGCGAAGAACGCGGCAGCAAGCTCATGCAGGAACTCAAGAGCTCTGAGATCAGCAAAATCACGCGTGCCATTACCGCTATGGGCGAAGTGCAATCTGACATCGTCGAAGAAGTCATGCGCGAGTTTGGTCAGAAGTTCTCGAACTACGGCGGCATTGTCGGGTCTGTCGAAGCTGCACGTGGGCTCTTGAAGGGTTTCTTGCCGGAAGACCGCGTGGATTCCATTCTTGAGGAAATCGAAAGCGGCGTTGGCGACAATTTGTGGGAAGAACTCTCCAAGCTCGACGAGAAGATGTTCGCCGACTACCTGCGCAAGGAACACAACCAGACCGTTGCGGTTATTCTCGCGAAGGTGACCCCTGACGCGGTTGCGCGCGTTTTGCCCCTGATGGGAGAAGATCGCACGATCGATATCATCGAACGCATGGTCTCGATCGAAGTGCTACCGCCGGATTCTATGGCAGCCATCGAAGAAAGCCTGCGTCGCGAAGTTCTGGCCAAGGCCGGGAACAACGCTGAAGCCGAAGCCGAGAAGCAATTGGTGAAGGTGTTCAACAAACTCGACACCAAGATGTTCGAGGGCATCGCCAAGCAACTGGAAAAGAACATTCCAGAGAAGATCCGTTCCATCAAACAAAAGATGTTTGTCTTCGACGACCTCGGAAAAGTTCCAGCCAACGCGCTTGCGAAAGTCATGCGCGAGGTTTCGGGCAACACTCTTCCAATGGCACTTCGAGGGGCGGAGAAAGAAGTCCGAGATCACTTCCTCAACGCGCTTCCAGCGCGCTCACGCGATATGTTGCAGGATGAGATGAAGGCCATGGGCCCTGTAAAGTCTAAAGACGTCAAGAAAGCCCAGTCTGATCTGGTTGAAGCCGCGGTTCAACTGGCCGAAGCCGGGGACATCGAGCTGCCAGATGAAGATGAAGGCGAAGAGATGATGGAGTAGGCCGCGCTTAGCGGAAAAGCGTCGCGCTGCCTGAGAAATTCACAGCATCAATGTCGAGCGTAAACGGTACGAACTGTCCTGACGAGTTGTTCAGGATCTGAATAGCCGCGCTCGTGGCCTGCGCCGGCGGGTTGTTTACATCCCGGATAATCATATAGCGCGAAATCAAGGCTTCGACCTCACGCGGGTCCTGCAGCTTTTCCAGGCTGAAACGCTTTTCAAGCATCTCGGCCTGTTTGTCGATGTCCAGACTCGACAGCTGCGACGGCATACCCAGCGCGGTCTGGAAGAACTCTGTCATCGTGCGGTCAGAGAGAATATTGTACCAAGAGCTGAAACCATCCACCTTATCGCGGAATTCCATCACTGTGCCGACGGTTTCATTCTGGTCGTTGTATTGGTTCTGGAATTGAACGTTGAAATAGCGATCAACGATCTCATCCTGCCACTCTGTGCTGCCAAATCGAGACGGCGCAACCTGCCCCCCACCGGGCAAAGTAAAGCCAAGCGCATCGTGGATTTCGCCAAACCGTGCGTCCGAAAGCCGGTTCACCAAAGCGGTATCGTCACTTGGATCGCTTTCCAAAATCTTGCGCATCATGCCGCGACCGAAGATCTGGTCTTCAAGGTCAAAGGCATTCATGACGAAGCTGTAGACTTCAAAGTCCTTCACCAGGTCTTCGGGCGAGGTGATGGAGGCAATCCGTTCGCGAAAGACGCTGGCAGCACGATTGTGCTGCGCCTCATTGCGAAGCGTGTTCATCTGCGTATCGCGGGTTCTGTCGATAAGGTTCAACGCAGCCTGGCTGGTCAATCCTGATACGCTGATAACCATTCGGGTCTGTCCTATTCTGCCGCAGCGCTGACCTGCGCGTCGTCAGATTTGCCCTGTAGCATATCCAAAAGCCGCGCTTCGTACTGGATCAATGGGCGCAGCGCGCGCATCGCCTTATAGAAGTCACGGCACGACACATGGTTCGCCGCTTCAAAAATATGTCCACCGATTTCTTCGTGGAACACAGGGACCAGCTTGGCCAGATCCTTGTGAATGACCGGGATCAGCTCGTCCCGAACTGCGGGCGTAAGCAAAGCGGTCTGAATAAAGAAGTACACGTTCTTAACCGGAGACCCGGCCTCACCCTCGTCCAAAAGGTCTACGCCCCGCACGATGTCCGCATGATTTTCGATCGTCAGCATTTGTCTGCGGTCCGCATTGCGGATCACGCAGCCGTTGATAACAATCTTCTCATTCGGTTTTAGCGTAAGACGTAGGGCCAAGGGTCACTCCATGACGTGCATCGGGTTGCCTTCGAGTCCGCGAATGATGCTGCGGTTCACGTCCAGCAACGGTTTCACCGTTTTCTGTCCTTTCAGGACTTCGTTGGTGTGATTCTCAACCCAAAGCGACAGTGAAATCAAGCCCGCACGCAGGTCTGGTGCCAATGCGTTGCCGGGGTTGATCAGATCGCTGCGGATCGTTTGCCAAATGCGTTGATTGTAAGAGAGCGTATCGCGCAATCCCTCAGAGAGGATCTTGAGTTTGTCTACGGCC
This is a stretch of genomic DNA from Cognatishimia activa. It encodes these proteins:
- a CDS encoding flagellar biosynthesis repressor FlbT, giving the protein MALRLTLKPNEKIVINGCVIRNADRRQMLTIENHADIVRGVDLLDEGEAGSPVKNVYFFIQTALLTPAVRDELIPVIHKDLAKLVPVFHEEIGGHIFEAANHVSCRDFYKAMRALRPLIQYEARLLDMLQGKSDDAQVSAAAE
- a CDS encoding FliH/SctL family protein yields the protein MNALFLRDFDAEQASAAQVDGADEVTEEAAEPLFTFTEAELGKMLADARAEGHLNGLNEGEAAGRQSERQTIEAEALEALQELQNRIADFATEDARRRSDMQQDIIDLFLDVAERIAPDFLNAYSAELVQARITEAAHLGVGQSKLQIKLAPETQAALAEPLKVIDPTGEMLEVATDPDFKNGEARVTWENGFLKYNLDRVVSELLDGLREASSKMNPQPQKV
- the fliN gene encoding flagellar motor switch protein FliN, with the protein product MSEDTPEAAETEAPAEGSVTPEEALEAIAEGEELGGRNIDALYNVKLDVRVVLGRSRMSISELLELTKGSVIELDRKVGDPIDIMINDRMVARGDLVKVNGEFIGVALREIVKDFISGT
- a CDS encoding flagellar motor switch protein FliG; this translates as MNQFATIRRAQRLTGPEKTAILFLCLGEERGSKLMQELKSSEISKITRAITAMGEVQSDIVEEVMREFGQKFSNYGGIVGSVEAARGLLKGFLPEDRVDSILEEIESGVGDNLWEELSKLDEKMFADYLRKEHNQTVAVILAKVTPDAVARVLPLMGEDRTIDIIERMVSIEVLPPDSMAAIEESLRREVLAKAGNNAEAEAEKQLVKVFNKLDTKMFEGIAKQLEKNIPEKIRSIKQKMFVFDDLGKVPANALAKVMREVSGNTLPMALRGAEKEVRDHFLNALPARSRDMLQDEMKAMGPVKSKDVKKAQSDLVEAAVQLAEAGDIELPDEDEGEEMME
- the fliP gene encoding flagellar type III secretion system pore protein FliP (The bacterial flagellar biogenesis protein FliP forms a type III secretion system (T3SS)-type pore required for flagellar assembly.), which codes for MFLADTAVAQEDFGGLLRELSSTISGEEPGSEGTTTLAGRLIQLFALVTVLSIAPGLLVVMTSFTRFVIVFSMLRSALGLQQTPPNMVLNAMALFMTYFVMQPVFDDAYQDGLQPLIRNAITEEQAAVAIAEPFRQFMFVNTREKDMALFRDIAGEPEPEVIPENAQDVEWRVLIPSFMISELRRAFTIGFLLYLPFIAIDLIVASVLMSAGMMMLPPVIVSLPFKVIFFVLIDGWYMLAGSLMQSYTVVAGGG
- a CDS encoding DUF1217 domain-containing protein codes for the protein MVISVSGLTSQAALNLIDRTRDTQMNTLRNEAQHNRAASVFRERIASITSPEDLVKDFEVYSFVMNAFDLEDQIFGRGMMRKILESDPSDDTALVNRLSDARFGEIHDALGFTLPGGGQVAPSRFGSTEWQDEIVDRYFNVQFQNQYNDQNETVGTVMEFRDKVDGFSSWYNILSDRTMTEFFQTALGMPSQLSSLDIDKQAEMLEKRFSLEKLQDPREVEALISRYMIIRDVNNPPAQATSAAIQILNNSSGQFVPFTLDIDAVNFSGSATLFR
- a CDS encoding flagellar biosynthesis regulator FlaF, translated to MSITAYKRTITETENPRQIERRVFSNVTAEMELRSQEFDGAEKAVDKLKILSEGLRDTLSYNQRIWQTIRSDLINPGNALAPDLRAGLISLSLWVENHTNEVLKGQKTVKPLLDVNRSIIRGLEGNPMHVME